A genomic region of Cotesia glomerata isolate CgM1 linkage group LG9, MPM_Cglom_v2.3, whole genome shotgun sequence contains the following coding sequences:
- the LOC123271554 gene encoding tetraspanin-33-like codes for MYSHHHHHHHHHHRRRANNFTYVSSCVKYMIFMLNFIFWLFGGLLIGVGIYAFYDKLQTTGTIKVENVYDIVLNISLVMAIAGGVVFIVSFAGCVGALRENTCLLKFYSWCLLAFFLLEMGIAIVGFVFPHTLQAVLEESFTDKIIQTYREDPDLQNLIDFGQQEFKCCGLSQEGYLDWQKNEYFNCSSPGRESCGVPFSCCINTTDISSGLVNIMCGYQIQTLPSSEASKRIWISGCIEIVRTWAERNLYTIAGIALGIALSQLFVIYLAKTLEGQIEMQRARWRS; via the exons ATGTATtcccatcatcatcatcaccatcatcatcaccacAGAAGACGAGCTAATAATTTCACATACGTGAGCTCCTGTGTTAaatatatgatttttatgCTCAACTTTATCTTCTGG CTTTTCGGAGGATTGTTGATAGGAGTAGGAATCTATGCGTTCTACGACAAATTGCAAACCACTGGGACTATTAAAGTCGAAAATGTTTATGATATTGTTCTTAATATCTCACTTGTGATGGCTATTGCTGGCGGAGTTGTGTTTATTGTTAGTTTTGCTGGCTGTGTTGGTGCATTGAGAGAGAATACATGTCTTCTTAAATTT taCTCGTGGTGTCTACTAGCATTTTTCTTGCTTGAAATGGGAATAGCAATAGTTGGTTTTGTATTTCCGCATACATTGCAAGCTGTTCTTGAAGAATCATTCACTGATAAAATAATCCAGACATATAGAGAGGATCCAGACttgcaaaatttaattgattttggTCAACAAGAa TTTAAATGCTGCGGGCTGAGCCAGGAGGGATACTTGGACTGGCAAAAAAACGAGTACTTTAATTGCTCGAGTCCCGGGCGAGAAAGCTGTGGTGTACCGTTTTCATGTTGTATCAACACTACGGATATATCAAGCGGATTAGTAAATATAATGTGTGGCTATCAAATCCAGACGCTGCCATCCTCGGAGGCGAGCAAGAGAATATGGATAAGCGGATGCATTGAGATAGTTAGGACATGGGCTGAGCGTAATCTCTATACAATAGCGGGGATTGCTCTCGGTATCGCGTTAAGTCAATTGTTTGTGATTTATTTAGCTAAAACATTAGAAGGACAAATTGAAATGCAAAGAGCACGCTGGCGTTCTTGA
- the LOC123271325 gene encoding heparanase-like, with protein MSYFENNIWNKNEYHTLGRKENEQAAKSIIGSIVVGIFLILFVISLWNVGRSHHLSKNFVAIIDTDSKLLQKTSERYLSFGLDSSNLRDMTIFPVKKDKFVNLARYLSPAFVRVGGTSADCLFFDENVPSEKATSPVDGQDISNFTLAADDYLTVYQFTKKAQLRMMFDLNALIRNPDGSWNDSNARDIINFSKGHSMEVDWQLGNEPNSFRHVFNVSISAKQLAADYIRLRKLLNHLGYEMSFLVGPEVNHIGDDNRAGEKYATEFLNNSKSTVDFLTWHQYYLNGREAKVSDFVDPNVFNRLPMQVDRVQNVINQSNKKIRMWMSETSTAWGGGAPKLSDRFVAGFLWLDKLGYGAAAGVDVVVRQSLFGGNYAMVGEDLKPNPDWWVSVIYKQFVSQRVLKLKTPSASGTVRLYAHCTLESALISRVPAVTVYGVNLNNDYVRLSLLLSNNSRKSKLFLYILTADSLQSRDIRLNGEILTLNPDGSLPAFKPVIMDSQVITLPPYSMAFILMHGVEHRACI; from the exons ATGtcgtattttgaaaataatatttggaataaaaatgaGTATCATACTCTTGGTCGGAAAGAAAATGAGC aaGCTGCAAAATCAATTATCGGATCAATTGTCGTCGGCATATTTTTAATCCTCTTTGTAATATCACTATGGAATGTCGGCCGCAGTCAccatttatcaaaaaatttcgtAGCAATTATCGATACAGACTcgaaattattacaaaaaacatCTGAGCGTTACTTATCATTCGGCTTGGATTCGTCAAACCTTCGAGATATGACTATTTTTCCGGTCAAAAAAGATAAGTTTGTAAATTTAGCTCGCTATTTGAGTCCTGCGTTCGTGAGAGTGGGTGGAACATCCGCAGATTGTCTCTTTTTCGACGAAAATGTGCCCTCTGAAAAAGCGACGAGTCCTGTTGACGGTCAGGACATAAGTAACTTCACTCTGGCTGCTGACGATTACCTCACTGTGTATCAGTTCACTAAAAAAGCACAGCTGAGGATGATGTTTGACCTCAACGCTCTGATCAGAAATCCTGATGGAAGTTGGAACGACTCAAATGCTCGggatattatcaatttttccaagGGACACTCCATGGAAGTGGATTGGCAACTTGGCAATG aaCCAAATTCTTTCCGACACGTATTCAATGTATCAATATCAGCAAAACAATTAGCCGCTGATTACATCCGTCTTCGAAAGCTGTTGAACCACCTTGGCTACGAAATGAGTTTTCTCGTGGGACCAGAAGTCAATCACATAGGAGACGACAACAGAGCAGGTGAAAAATACGCGACtgaatttcttaataattccAAAAGCACCGTAGATTTTCTCACGTGGCATCAGTACTATCTCAATGGCCGTGAAGCCAAAGTATCGGACTTTGTAGATCCAAATGTCTTCAATCGACTGCCGATGCAAGTTGACCGTGTTCAAAATGTTATTAACcagtcaaataaaaaaattagaatgtGGATGT caGAAACAAGCACAGCCTGGGGTGGAGGAGCTCCAAAATTATCCGACAGATTCGTAGCTGGGTTTCTGTGGCTCGACAAACTGGGCTACGGTGCAGCTGCTGGCGTGGATGTTGTAGTAAGACAATCTTTATTCGGCGGTAACTACGCCATGGTTGGAGAGGACCTCAAGCCTAATCCTGACTGGTGGGTCAGTGTAATATACAAGCAGTTTGTCTCCCAGCGAGTACTGAAGCTCAAGACACCCTCTGCTTCTGGTACTGTACGGTTGTATGCACACTGCACTCTTGAAAGCGCTCTGATTTCTCGTGTTCCTGCTGTTACTGTCTACGGGGTCAACTTGAACAATGATTACGTTAGACTGTCGTTACTTTTGAGCAACAACTCTCGGAAGTCGAAATTGTTCTTGTATATTCTCACTGCAGACTCTCTTCAGTCCAG agACATAAGATTAAACGGCGAAATATTAACTCTAAATCCCGACGGAAGTTTGCCAGCTTTCAAGCCTGTAATAATGGACTCCCAAGTAATAACTCTACCTCCGTACTCGATGGCATTTATACTAATGCACGGAGTCGAACATCGTGCTTGCATATAA
- the LOC123271326 gene encoding V-type proton ATPase subunit S1 has protein sequence MLNLQLGVIKLLVLGFTVSTVTSSITDVPVLIWGGGSSTKSITKSFNLFDKTSQKDFKDLVTKKVGDSQLPIIVFYRDSFCREDVTLHDSDQWKQLEKFGSLEYVPEVESPLAVLEALQFYNQTVDEDLNSVSNGQLAINRANDLEYVAETFRMLKESSPYLVGILTGKSCQRSDRIKRAASAEPLAQNGSDPIFHQSERVLFYLENPPTLQMKGSNFLSVGQPTKAEDEGKGTADSPLVIRMDFDVTGNDTTSYKASLAFEIVSRTFGYYTLHRVNVTRDSKEYTLNTRENIVWPNNFSYHCAQVVQFSMPKINDTEEIKLNLYNLQVQLFAKKFGDTYDCVGFTSISIWSGIFVTSILALIMIWGLVMMMDIRTMDRFDDSKGKTITISAQE, from the exons atgCTGAACTTACAGCTAGGTGTGATTAAATTGTTGGTGCTTGGTTTTACTGTCTCCACTGTTACGTCAAGTATCACCGATGTCCCAGTTTTAATTTGGGGAGGCGGCAGCTCCACAAAATCAATCACCAAGTCcttcaatttatttgacaaGACGTCGCAGAAAGACTTTAAGGACCTAGTGACCAAAAAAGTTGGAGATTCTCAGCTGCCAATAATTGTTTTCTACCGGGATAGTTTCTGTCGTGAGGATGTTACGTTGCACGACTCT gacCAATGGAAGCAGCTTGAAAAATTCGGCTCGCTGGAATACGTTCCAGAAGTCGAGAGCCCGCTGGCTGTCCTCGAGGCTCTGCAGTTTTACAATCAAACTGTAGACGAGGATCTTAACTCGGTGTCTAATGGCCAGCTTGCTATCAACAGAGCCAATGACCTTGAGTACGTTGCTGAAACTTTCAGGATGCTCAAGGAGTCCAGTCCTTATTTAGTTGGAATACTTACTGGTAAATCTTGCCAAAGGTCTGATCGGATTAAAAGAGCTGCTTCTGCTGAGCCTCTGGCTCAAAATGGAAGCGATCCGATATTTCATCAGTCAGAACGAGTGTTGTTTTATCTTGAAAATCCACCAACTcttcag ATGAAAGGTTCAAACTTCCTGAGCGTTGGCCAGCCAACAAAAGCCGAAGACGAAGGCAAGGGCACTGCTGACTCTCCACTGGTCATAAGAATGGACTTTGACGTCACTGGGAACGACACCACGTCATACAAAGCCAGCCTTGCCTTCGAAATAGTAAGCAGAACCTTTGGGTACTACACCCTGCACCGAGTTAATGTCACCCGAGACAGCAAAGAGTACACACTCAACACCCGAGAAAATATCGTATGGCCCAACAATTTTTCTTACCATTGCGCGCAAGTTGTTCAATTTTCCATGCCTAAAATAAACGACACCGAGGAAATTAAGTTGAACTTGTACAATTTACAAGTTCAATTATTCGCTAAAAAATTCGGTGACACTTACGACTGCGTCGGCTTTACGTCGATATCCATCTGGTCTGGGATCTTCGTCACTTCTATCCTGGCTCTTATTATGATCTGGGGTCTTGTCATGATGATGGATATCCGCACAATGGACAGATTTGATGACTCTAAGGGAAAAACAATTACAATATCTGCccaagaataa